CCACCGACGACGAGCGCGCCCGCGGCGACCGCGGCGACCGCCGCCCAGCGTGGGGTGCGGCGCTCACGGCGCGCCGCGAGCTCGTCGCCCCGGTGCTCGGCCGTCCGCTCGGCCAGCCGCTCGGCGTCGGGCTCGGCGCCCGCGGCAGGGTCAGCGGCGCGCAGCCGGGCCAGTGCCTCGTCCTCGTCCATCGGTCCTCCAGGTCTCGATCGGGCTCTCTGCCCCTCATGTGTCGAGGGCGGGACGGATCTTGCACGACGGCGTGGCAGGCTGGCCGACGTGACCCTCCACGCCTCCGCCCTCACCCTGCTCGAGCAGTGGACCCCGCCCACCCCGCGGCAGGCCGAGCTGCGCGACCGCTACGTCGCCCACCTGCGCGCCGAGCCGCTCGGCGCGCTGCGCGAGTGCTACCCCGACCACCTCACCGCCAGCACGATCGTCGTCTCCCCGGACGGCGGGCGGGTCCTGCTCACCCTCCACCGCAAGGCGCGGCGCTGGTTCCAGTTCGGCGGGCACGTCGAGCCGGGCGACGCGTCCCTCGCGGCCGCCGCGCTGCGCGAGGCCACCGAGGAGTCCGGCGTCGCCGGGCTCGTGCTCGACCCGGTCCCCGTCCAGCTCAGCGCCCACCCGGTGCCGTTCTGCGACCCGCGTGGCGGCGCCACGCACCTGGACGTCCGGTTCGTGGCCGTCGCCCCGTCCGACGCCGTGCACGCCGTCTCCGAGGAGTCCCTCGATGTCGCGTGGTGGCCGGCGGACGCGCTGCCCGACCCGCAGGCCGACCTCGTCGAGCTCGTCGCCCTCACCCGCGCCCGCCTCCTGCCCTGACCTGGCAAGCCCCGCCCGCGCCCCCCGCGACAGCCGACTTCCGCACGACAGCCGACTTCCGCACGACAGCCGACTTCCCCGCGACAGCCGACTTCCGCACGACAGCCGACTTCCGCACGACAGCCGACGTCCGCGGGACGCCCGGGCCCGTCAGTCGGGCCAGGCGGCGGCGAGCCGGGACCGTGCCCGGGACAGCGCGGCGTCGGCCCCGCCCCGGGAGATCCCGAGCACCTCGGCCAGCTCCACCCCGCTCAGGCCCTCCCAGGCGTGGAGGACGAGGATCTGCCGGTCAC
Above is a genomic segment from Georgenia wutianyii containing:
- a CDS encoding NUDIX hydrolase, yielding MTLHASALTLLEQWTPPTPRQAELRDRYVAHLRAEPLGALRECYPDHLTASTIVVSPDGGRVLLTLHRKARRWFQFGGHVEPGDASLAAAALREATEESGVAGLVLDPVPVQLSAHPVPFCDPRGGATHLDVRFVAVAPSDAVHAVSEESLDVAWWPADALPDPQADLVELVALTRARLLP